A stretch of Paenibacillus sp. URB8-2 DNA encodes these proteins:
- the ilvD gene encoding dihydroxy-acid dehydratase, with protein MAAKKMRSDMITKGFDRAPHRSLLRAAGVKEEDFGKPFIAVCNSYIDIVPGHVHLQEFGKIVKEAIREAGGVPFEFNTIGVDDGIAMGHIGMRYSLPSREIIADSLETVVSAHWFDGMVCIPNCDKITPGMMMGALRVNIPTIFVSGGPMKAGVDSKGRKLSLTSVFEGVGAYQVGKINEAELTELEQYGCPTCGSCSGMFTANSMNCLAEALGLALPGNGTILAVAEERKDFVRKSAKQLMELIKLDLKPRDIVTRESIDNAFAMDMAMGGSTNTVLHTLALAQEADIEYPLERINEVANRTPYLAKLAPASDIFIEDVDRAGGVSAVLNELLKKPGTLFGDCMTVTGKTLAENVTGHEIQDTSVIHPLDNPYSQVGGLSVLYGNLAPEGSIIKVGAVDPSVGGYHKGPAICFDSQEEALEGIAGGKVKEGHVVVIRYEGPKGGPGMPEMLAPTSQIVGMGLGAKVGLITDGRFSGASRGISIGHISPEAAEGGPIAFVRNGDIIELDLNNRKIELLVSDEELAVRREDWKEFEPKVKTGYLARYSKLVTNASKGGVLKI; from the coding sequence ATGGCAGCCAAGAAAATGCGTTCAGACATGATTACGAAGGGCTTCGACCGGGCTCCGCACCGCAGTCTGCTGCGGGCGGCCGGCGTGAAAGAAGAGGATTTCGGCAAACCGTTTATCGCGGTCTGCAACTCCTATATCGACATCGTGCCGGGTCATGTGCATCTCCAGGAATTTGGCAAAATCGTCAAGGAAGCGATCCGCGAAGCGGGCGGCGTTCCTTTTGAATTCAATACGATCGGCGTTGACGACGGTATCGCCATGGGACATATCGGCATGCGCTACTCGCTGCCCAGCCGCGAGATTATCGCCGACTCTCTGGAAACGGTCGTGTCCGCGCACTGGTTCGACGGCATGGTCTGCATCCCGAACTGCGACAAGATTACACCGGGCATGATGATGGGAGCCCTGCGGGTCAACATCCCGACCATCTTTGTCAGCGGCGGACCTATGAAGGCCGGCGTTGACAGCAAGGGCCGCAAGCTTTCGCTGACCTCCGTATTCGAAGGCGTCGGCGCGTACCAGGTCGGCAAGATCAACGAAGCGGAACTGACGGAGCTGGAACAATACGGTTGTCCGACATGCGGCTCCTGTTCGGGCATGTTCACCGCCAATTCCATGAACTGTCTTGCCGAAGCACTGGGTCTCGCGCTGCCGGGCAACGGAACGATTCTTGCCGTGGCGGAAGAACGCAAGGATTTTGTACGGAAGTCCGCCAAACAGCTGATGGAGCTGATCAAACTGGACCTGAAGCCGCGCGATATCGTGACCAGAGAATCGATCGACAACGCATTTGCCATGGACATGGCAATGGGCGGCTCCACCAACACGGTGCTGCATACCCTCGCGCTGGCGCAGGAAGCCGACATCGAATACCCGCTGGAGCGGATCAACGAAGTTGCCAACCGCACGCCGTACCTGGCCAAGCTGGCTCCTGCTTCGGACATCTTTATCGAGGACGTGGATCGTGCGGGCGGCGTCAGCGCCGTACTGAACGAACTGCTCAAGAAGCCGGGCACGCTGTTCGGCGACTGCATGACCGTTACCGGAAAGACGCTGGCCGAGAATGTCACCGGACATGAAATCCAGGATACAAGCGTTATCCATCCGCTTGACAACCCGTACTCCCAGGTCGGCGGATTGTCCGTGCTGTACGGCAACCTCGCTCCGGAGGGCTCCATCATCAAGGTCGGAGCGGTAGACCCGTCCGTGGGTGGCTACCACAAAGGTCCGGCCATCTGCTTTGACTCCCAGGAGGAAGCGCTGGAAGGCATCGCGGGCGGCAAGGTCAAAGAAGGCCACGTCGTCGTTATCCGCTACGAAGGTCCGAAAGGCGGACCGGGTATGCCCGAAATGCTTGCCCCGACCTCGCAGATCGTCGGCATGGGACTCGGCGCCAAGGTCGGTCTGATTACGGACGGCCGCTTCTCGGGCGCTTCCCGCGGCATCAGTATCGGCCATATCTCGCCGGAGGCGGCGGAAGGCGGACCGATCGCATTTGTACGGAACGGCGACATCATCGAGCTGGATCTGAACAACCGCAAAATCGAGCTGCTCGTCAGCGATGAGGAACTGGCGGTACGCCGTGAAGACTGGAAAGAGTTCGAGCCGAAGGTGAAGACGGGCTATCTCGCCCGGTACTCCAAGCTTGTTACCAACGCCAGCAAAGGCGGCGTACTGAAAATTTAA
- a CDS encoding GH1 family beta-glucosidase, giving the protein MRPVQFPQDFAWGAATASYQIEGAYDEDGRGMSIWDTFVRIPGKVANMDNGDVACDSYHRFREDIALMKDLGLKAYRFSIAWPRIFPEGAGELNPKGLAFYETLVDALLENGIEPVCTLYHWDLPQSLQDAGGWENRDTVDAFAAYAETLFRSLGGKIKKWLTVNEPWCVSFLSNYLGQQAPGNKDLQLAVTVSHHLLLAHGRAVRTFRELGIPGEIGYAPNVTWMEPYSGRKKDVEACKRENGWFVEWFMDPVFKGEYPSFLVKWFREKGAKVPVLEGDMEIIHEKIDILGINYYTGSVAKYGESAGLMACEPVDMGYDRTDIGWPIYPEGFYKVLSYINGRYGDIPIYITENGACYNDGPDKGIVADQKRIDYLYKHLLQLHRSIANGIPVKGYFAWSLLDNFEWSYGYSMRFGLVHVDYDTLARTPKDSFYWYQDVITTGEV; this is encoded by the coding sequence ATGAGACCCGTACAGTTTCCACAGGATTTTGCCTGGGGCGCAGCCACCGCTTCGTATCAGATCGAAGGCGCATACGATGAAGACGGCAGGGGAATGTCCATTTGGGATACGTTCGTCCGCATTCCCGGCAAAGTCGCGAACATGGACAACGGAGATGTCGCCTGCGACAGCTATCACCGGTTCCGCGAGGATATCGCCTTGATGAAGGACCTCGGTCTTAAAGCTTACCGGTTCTCCATTGCCTGGCCGCGGATTTTTCCGGAAGGCGCGGGAGAGCTCAACCCGAAGGGGCTCGCGTTCTATGAGACTTTGGTTGACGCTCTGCTAGAGAACGGAATTGAGCCTGTATGCACGCTGTACCACTGGGACCTGCCGCAATCGCTTCAGGATGCGGGGGGATGGGAGAACCGGGACACGGTCGATGCGTTTGCCGCTTACGCCGAAACGCTGTTCCGCAGCCTTGGAGGCAAGATCAAGAAATGGTTAACGGTGAACGAGCCATGGTGCGTGTCGTTTCTGTCCAATTACCTTGGACAACAAGCGCCCGGCAATAAGGATTTGCAGTTAGCTGTTACCGTCTCCCATCATCTGCTGCTGGCCCACGGACGCGCCGTTCGAACATTTCGGGAATTGGGAATCCCCGGAGAGATCGGCTATGCACCGAACGTAACATGGATGGAGCCATACAGCGGCCGGAAAAAGGATGTGGAAGCCTGTAAACGGGAGAATGGCTGGTTTGTGGAATGGTTCATGGACCCGGTGTTTAAAGGCGAGTATCCGTCTTTCCTGGTCAAATGGTTCCGGGAGAAGGGTGCGAAGGTTCCTGTACTGGAAGGCGATATGGAAATTATCCATGAGAAAATCGATATCCTGGGCATCAATTATTACACCGGATCCGTGGCGAAATACGGAGAAAGCGCGGGTCTTATGGCATGCGAACCGGTGGACATGGGCTACGACCGGACGGATATCGGCTGGCCGATTTATCCGGAAGGCTTTTACAAGGTACTGAGCTATATTAACGGCCGTTACGGCGATATACCGATCTACATTACCGAGAATGGGGCCTGCTACAACGACGGACCGGACAAGGGGATCGTGGCGGATCAGAAGCGGATCGATTATCTGTACAAGCATCTGCTTCAGCTTCACCGCAGTATCGCAAACGGCATTCCGGTCAAAGGTTATTTTGCCTGGTCGCTGCTCGATAATTTCGAATGGTCTTACGGATACAGCATGCGGTTCGGTCTGGTTCATGTGGATTACGATACGCTTGCCCGTACGCCCAAGGACAGCTTTTATTGGTATCAGGATGTAATCACAACCGGCGAGGTTTAA